In Limisalsivibrio acetivorans, one genomic interval encodes:
- a CDS encoding ABC-F family ATP-binding cassette domain-containing protein, which translates to MNLLSAKDLSKSFGDRTLFSGVTLGLNEGDRAAIIGINGSGKSTLLNIIAGKDTADTGDVALNNKCVINHLEQSPFFETGQTVLDYIFTGDTPLIKLIRDYERLCIEAEKDPSKGELLQKVMDQMEARNAWSYEFEVKSIMGELGINDTTLLMETLSGGMLKKVALAKALISEGNLLILDEPTNHLDIDTVEWLQGWLENTKKAVLLVTHDRYFLDNVCNLIFELNPEGMMRFEGNYSDYLEKKAELELQEEREQNKLQNVIRNELKWLMRSPKARTTKQKARKERFTELTGNVKKDENRDIEFETAGRRLGKRIVELENVSKAYGDNVLFNDFSHAFKRGEKVGIAGPNGVGKTTFLRIVTGEEEPDSGSVKIGQNTVFGVFDQHSKELDDNEKVLDHVNEISPNIKLKNGNIITAPRMLERFLFPSHTHYSEIGKLSGGEKRRLHLVCTLMVNPNFLILDEPTNDLDIKTLSVLEEFLDEFPGCVLTVSHDRYFMDRVCDEIYIFKGDAVLEHFPGSYSQYLEKKISEKPEAKKETIPREKPKREKKGLSFKEKREMEDIEKRLEELENEKNEMDKILSDGGSDYSKLAEAQKRGDEIEMEMLELMERQEELEAMK; encoded by the coding sequence ATGAACCTTCTTTCAGCAAAAGATCTATCCAAATCCTTCGGCGACCGCACCCTATTCTCCGGCGTAACCCTCGGGCTCAATGAGGGGGACAGGGCGGCGATTATCGGCATTAACGGCAGCGGCAAGTCCACCCTGTTGAACATTATCGCAGGGAAGGACACGGCGGATACCGGGGATGTCGCCCTTAATAATAAATGTGTAATAAACCATCTGGAGCAGTCGCCATTCTTTGAAACAGGACAGACTGTCCTTGACTATATCTTCACTGGGGACACCCCTCTTATTAAACTGATAAGGGATTATGAAAGACTTTGTATTGAGGCTGAAAAAGACCCGTCAAAGGGGGAGCTTCTCCAAAAGGTTATGGATCAGATGGAGGCCAGGAACGCATGGAGCTACGAGTTCGAGGTTAAATCCATCATGGGTGAGCTGGGTATTAACGATACCACACTCCTTATGGAAACACTCTCCGGCGGGATGCTCAAGAAAGTCGCCCTTGCAAAGGCTCTCATAAGCGAAGGGAATCTGCTTATCCTCGATGAACCCACAAACCACCTTGACATAGACACCGTGGAATGGCTTCAGGGATGGCTTGAGAACACGAAGAAGGCGGTGCTCCTCGTCACCCACGACCGCTATTTCCTTGATAACGTGTGTAACCTCATATTTGAGCTTAACCCCGAGGGTATGATGCGGTTCGAAGGTAACTACAGCGACTACCTCGAAAAGAAGGCTGAACTGGAGCTGCAGGAGGAGCGTGAGCAGAACAAGCTCCAGAACGTTATCCGAAACGAGCTCAAATGGCTTATGAGAAGCCCCAAAGCGAGGACAACAAAGCAGAAAGCAAGGAAGGAACGCTTCACCGAGCTTACTGGAAACGTTAAAAAGGATGAAAACAGGGATATTGAGTTTGAAACCGCCGGAAGAAGGCTTGGCAAAAGGATTGTAGAGCTTGAAAACGTATCCAAGGCCTATGGAGACAACGTGCTTTTCAATGATTTCAGCCACGCCTTCAAACGTGGTGAGAAGGTCGGAATCGCCGGCCCTAACGGAGTGGGTAAGACAACCTTTCTTCGCATAGTCACCGGAGAGGAGGAGCCGGACAGCGGTTCTGTCAAAATCGGCCAGAATACCGTCTTCGGTGTATTCGATCAGCATAGTAAAGAGCTGGATGATAACGAAAAAGTGCTGGACCACGTTAACGAGATATCACCCAACATCAAGCTTAAAAACGGCAATATCATAACCGCACCACGCATGCTTGAGCGGTTCCTCTTCCCCTCCCATACCCATTACAGCGAGATAGGCAAGCTCTCCGGCGGCGAGAAGCGGCGCCTCCATCTGGTTTGCACATTGATGGTGAACCCGAACTTCCTTATCCTTGATGAACCCACCAACGATCTTGACATTAAAACTCTATCTGTACTCGAAGAATTCCTCGATGAATTCCCCGGCTGCGTCCTAACCGTCTCCCACGACCGTTATTTTATGGACAGAGTTTGCGATGAGATATACATATTCAAGGGTGATGCTGTACTCGAACATTTCCCGGGAAGTTACTCGCAATACCTAGAAAAGAAGATATCCGAAAAGCCGGAGGCAAAGAAAGAGACCATACCCAGAGAAAAGCCTAAACGTGAGAAAAAGGGATTGAGCTTTAAAGAGAAAAGGGAGATGGAGGATATCGAAAAGAGGCTCGAAGAGCTCGAAAACGAGAAGAATGAGATGGATAAAATCCTTTCAGATGGCGGGAGCGACTACTCAAAGCTCGCAGAAGCTCAAAAGCGGGGGGACGAGATTGAGATGGAAATGCTTGAGCTCATGGAGAGACAGGAGGAGCTGGAGGCTATGAAGTAG
- a CDS encoding alkaline phosphatase, protein MNTKLLKLIAALLVLAFIAGCGGSDGDDGLNGADGQDGMDGSDGSDGQDGQDGYTLPKNVILFIGDGMHEEHEAAASRYLYGSTNGLVWDDASAFPYSNYATTRDVNTYNNYAAYMGADNYTPASFSGKVGYDLLAAGTASVKKDAYFLDSSTGASATDSASAGTAMSTGQKTDSGNIAWETGDTAGGNLTTIAEYFRDSLGRRMGVVSTVEFSHATPASFVSHNVSRNN, encoded by the coding sequence TTGAATACCAAACTCTTGAAACTCATTGCAGCACTGCTTGTGCTCGCATTTATCGCCGGCTGCGGAGGCAGTGACGGAGATGACGGGCTCAACGGTGCAGATGGTCAGGACGGAATGGACGGTTCTGACGGCTCTGATGGACAGGACGGTCAGGATGGATACACCCTTCCGAAGAACGTAATCCTTTTCATCGGTGACGGTATGCACGAAGAGCATGAAGCTGCAGCAAGCAGATACCTTTATGGTAGCACTAACGGCCTTGTATGGGATGATGCATCCGCCTTCCCCTACTCTAACTATGCAACAACACGGGATGTTAATACTTACAATAACTACGCCGCATACATGGGTGCAGACAACTATACTCCCGCCAGCTTTTCCGGCAAGGTAGGATACGATCTCCTCGCCGCAGGTACTGCTTCCGTTAAGAAAGATGCCTACTTCCTCGACTCATCCACTGGCGCAAGCGCTACCGATTCAGCTTCTGCAGGTACAGCAATGTCCACAGGCCAGAAGACCGATTCCGGCAACATAGCATGGGAAACTGGTGATACTGCAGGCGGCAACCTTACAACAATCGCAGAATACTTCAGAGACAGCCTCGGCAGAAGAATGGGTGTTGTTTCCACTGTTGAGTTCTCCCATGCAACCCCCGCTTCCTTCGTAAGCCACAACGTAAGCAGAAACAACTAA
- a CDS encoding DUF2235 domain-containing protein — protein MKSLVICYDGTWNDPEMNKDGVSSTTNVYKISNLVADRDSDGNEQKVYYHPGVGTEGFIDSLLGGMMGKGIEDKICSGYHWLAMNYEEGDRIYIFGFSRGAFTARSLGGLLGIGLPHIKDKTSHEQWKKVHRVFEAYRTESGLESFDSFIKPDVELIGVWDTVGALGIPDDLEVINLFDDKKDWEFYDNNLGSNVKHGRHAMAIDEIRSSFTVTRWTNREGGTAKPENVHKGIVEKWFPGAHSDVGGGNVTCDLSDGALIWMVEEAENIGLKFRDNWKKTLKPDPCGVLHDSYRGMLSKLRSRPRNIPAMIEGSEHFHESAFERQRVSPPGYPKYYPTKILEKGEEVEFDVFASERWNYTGIFIEKGSYIFSADGEWVNDGEKSDWRGAEDDDGSIFGGMIKKAAGSAFGMVEDAYERLADNKSSDLPLTKRVEGFPWFCMVGSVANDMGECADSSRKRRGTKNDGSPYPHQYVHLASHGESNPLEINHEGYLYCFSNDAWRSYDDNKGSIRLRVKRVE, from the coding sequence ATGAAAAGTCTTGTCATATGCTACGACGGCACATGGAACGACCCGGAAATGAATAAGGACGGGGTGAGCAGTACGACAAATGTATATAAGATCTCAAACCTTGTGGCAGACAGGGATAGTGACGGTAATGAACAGAAAGTGTACTATCACCCCGGTGTAGGCACTGAAGGTTTTATTGATTCACTATTAGGCGGGATGATGGGCAAGGGGATAGAGGATAAGATCTGCAGTGGATACCACTGGCTCGCCATGAACTATGAAGAGGGTGACAGGATATACATTTTCGGCTTCAGCCGGGGCGCATTCACAGCACGAAGCCTTGGCGGGCTTCTGGGGATAGGCCTTCCCCATATTAAGGATAAAACATCACACGAGCAGTGGAAGAAGGTGCATCGAGTATTCGAGGCTTACCGGACAGAGAGCGGCCTTGAAAGTTTTGATTCATTTATAAAGCCGGATGTTGAGCTGATTGGGGTATGGGATACCGTAGGTGCGCTCGGGATACCCGATGACCTTGAGGTAATAAATCTGTTTGATGATAAGAAGGACTGGGAATTCTACGACAATAACCTGGGATCGAATGTGAAACACGGACGTCACGCCATGGCCATCGATGAGATCCGCTCAAGCTTCACAGTAACCCGCTGGACCAACAGAGAAGGGGGAACAGCCAAACCTGAGAATGTGCATAAAGGAATCGTTGAGAAATGGTTCCCCGGGGCACATTCCGATGTCGGCGGCGGTAATGTAACATGCGACCTTTCGGACGGTGCTCTTATCTGGATGGTTGAGGAGGCTGAAAATATCGGGCTGAAATTCCGTGATAACTGGAAAAAAACCCTTAAGCCGGACCCTTGCGGGGTACTCCACGATTCCTACAGGGGGATGCTTTCAAAGCTTCGCTCAAGGCCGAGAAACATACCGGCGATGATAGAAGGCTCGGAGCATTTCCACGAAAGCGCCTTTGAGAGACAGCGGGTCTCCCCTCCGGGTTATCCGAAATACTACCCCACAAAGATTTTGGAGAAGGGTGAAGAGGTAGAGTTTGATGTTTTTGCCTCTGAACGTTGGAACTATACCGGCATATTCATCGAGAAGGGGAGCTATATATTCAGCGCCGATGGTGAATGGGTTAATGATGGTGAGAAATCCGACTGGAGGGGTGCAGAGGATGATGACGGCTCAATATTCGGGGGGATGATAAAGAAAGCTGCCGGCTCTGCCTTTGGTATGGTTGAGGATGCTTACGAGAGGCTGGCAGATAATAAATCATCGGACCTTCCCCTTACAAAGAGGGTAGAGGGTTTTCCTTGGTTTTGCATGGTGGGATCGGTTGCCAACGATATGGGGGAGTGTGCCGATTCAAGCAGGAAGAGAAGGGGGACGAAGAATGACGGCTCACCGTATCCTCATCAATATGTGCACCTTGCGTCTCATGGGGAGAGCAACCCGCTTGAAATCAATCACGAAGGCTATCTGTACTGCTTCTCAAACGACGCATGGCGTTCCTACGATGACAACAAGGGGAGCATACGCCTTCGGGTGAAGAGGGTGGAGTGA
- the acnA gene encoding aconitate hydratase AcnA encodes MKRADYKKTLETSKGSLTMYDIMKLKKDGVGDINRLPYSIRVLVENLLRNMDGEVVSEEDVKEIANWKTTYDAPHEIPYHPARVIMQDYTGIPGVVDLAAMRDAVDDMKKDPSVINPLVPVDLIVDHSVQVDYFGSKDSLEKNVALEYERNGERYSVLKWGQKAFSNFRIVPPSSGICHQVNLEYLGKVVDTREIDGESVAICDTLVGTDSHTPMINAIGVMGWGVGGIEAEAVMLGQPYYMPIPEVVGLKLTGKIKEGITGTDVVLTITELLRKHNVVEKFVEVFGPGIKELKLPDRSTISNMSPEFGCTMSFFPVDDETLRYLRFTNREEEAELVEKYTKENGLFYDGTDEPEYSSVVELDLSTVEPCVAGPSKPQQRVKLPDLPKVIEEGSKNEKEIPLTLNGEDFKLKNGSVVIAAITSCTNTSNPFVMVGAGLVAKKALEHGLRVPPYVKTSLAPGSKVVTSYLEKSGTLTYLEALRFHLAGYGCTTCIGNAGPLNPIIEDAVKENGLNVASVLSGNRNFEARIHGSVRSNFLASPMLVVIYALAGTTTKDLTNEPVAYNPNGEPVYLKDLWPTSEEIWELVEKSISKEDFEREYGRILDGDRFWQELEAPSGEIFQWDPKSTYIRRPPYFENFPVNPPEPEDICDAKIIALLGDTVTTDHISPAGSIRPDYPAGRYLQEHGTEPADFNSYGSRRGNHEVMMRGTFGNVRIKNKLVEPKEGGYTRIMPDGGEEFIYDAAMKYMAEGKTSVVFGGKEYGTGSSRDWAAKGTKLLGIRAVIAESFERIHRSNLAGMGILPLVIKNGESWASLGIDGTEEVTIEGLRDIKPRGTLRVTAKKPDGQVIQFDTLCRLDTDVEIQYFKHGGILDFVLRKLTV; translated from the coding sequence ATGAAAAGAGCTGATTACAAAAAAACACTGGAGACCTCAAAGGGCTCCCTCACAATGTATGACATAATGAAGCTGAAGAAGGATGGAGTCGGCGACATAAACAGGCTCCCTTATTCTATACGTGTCCTTGTGGAGAATCTTCTGCGCAACATGGACGGCGAGGTGGTAAGCGAAGAGGATGTGAAAGAGATCGCAAACTGGAAGACCACCTATGACGCACCCCATGAGATCCCATACCACCCGGCAAGGGTTATCATGCAGGACTACACGGGCATACCCGGCGTTGTGGATCTTGCCGCCATGAGAGACGCCGTTGATGATATGAAGAAGGACCCTTCCGTTATTAACCCCCTTGTACCTGTGGATCTTATCGTAGACCACTCCGTACAGGTGGACTACTTCGGCAGTAAGGACAGCCTTGAGAAGAACGTTGCCCTTGAGTATGAACGTAACGGCGAACGCTACTCCGTCCTTAAATGGGGACAGAAGGCGTTCAGCAACTTCCGCATCGTCCCCCCGAGCTCGGGCATATGCCATCAGGTGAACCTCGAGTATCTCGGCAAGGTTGTGGATACCAGAGAGATCGACGGTGAGAGCGTAGCCATATGCGATACCCTCGTGGGTACCGACAGCCACACCCCTATGATCAACGCCATCGGCGTTATGGGCTGGGGCGTTGGAGGTATCGAGGCGGAGGCTGTTATGCTCGGACAGCCCTACTACATGCCCATCCCCGAAGTTGTGGGTCTTAAGCTCACAGGAAAGATAAAGGAGGGGATCACAGGAACGGATGTGGTTCTCACCATTACCGAGCTTCTGCGTAAGCACAACGTGGTCGAGAAGTTTGTCGAGGTCTTTGGCCCCGGAATAAAGGAGCTTAAGCTACCCGACAGATCAACCATATCGAATATGTCCCCCGAATTCGGCTGCACCATGAGCTTCTTCCCTGTGGACGACGAAACACTCCGCTACCTCCGTTTCACCAACAGGGAGGAGGAAGCTGAGCTGGTTGAGAAGTATACAAAAGAGAACGGCCTTTTCTATGACGGAACGGACGAGCCGGAATACTCAAGCGTTGTGGAACTGGATCTCTCCACCGTTGAACCATGTGTTGCAGGCCCCTCAAAGCCCCAGCAGAGGGTGAAGCTCCCCGATCTGCCAAAGGTTATCGAAGAGGGCTCTAAAAACGAGAAAGAGATCCCCCTAACCCTTAACGGAGAGGATTTCAAACTGAAGAACGGCTCCGTTGTTATAGCGGCCATAACATCATGCACAAACACATCGAACCCCTTCGTTATGGTTGGTGCAGGGCTTGTGGCAAAGAAGGCACTGGAACACGGTCTGCGTGTACCCCCTTACGTGAAGACAAGTCTCGCACCCGGCTCCAAGGTGGTGACGAGCTATCTTGAAAAATCGGGTACGTTGACATACCTTGAGGCTCTGCGCTTCCATCTGGCAGGATATGGATGCACAACATGTATCGGAAACGCCGGCCCCCTTAACCCCATTATAGAGGATGCGGTTAAGGAGAACGGGCTTAACGTTGCCTCTGTGCTTTCAGGCAACAGAAACTTCGAAGCGAGGATACACGGCAGTGTCCGCTCAAACTTCCTCGCCTCCCCCATGCTCGTGGTTATATACGCACTTGCGGGAACCACAACCAAGGACCTCACAAACGAGCCTGTGGCCTATAACCCCAACGGTGAACCCGTTTATCTTAAAGACCTGTGGCCCACCTCCGAAGAGATTTGGGAGCTTGTGGAGAAGAGTATTTCCAAAGAGGATTTTGAGCGAGAATACGGACGTATCCTTGATGGCGACAGGTTCTGGCAGGAGCTTGAGGCACCCTCCGGTGAGATATTCCAGTGGGATCCTAAGTCAACATACATACGCAGACCCCCCTACTTCGAAAACTTCCCCGTTAATCCCCCCGAGCCGGAGGATATCTGCGATGCTAAGATAATCGCCCTGCTCGGCGATACTGTAACCACCGACCACATAAGCCCCGCAGGCTCCATCCGCCCCGACTACCCCGCAGGAAGATATCTGCAGGAACACGGGACAGAGCCCGCCGATTTCAACTCCTACGGCTCCAGAAGGGGTAACCATGAGGTGATGATGCGGGGAACCTTCGGCAACGTCCGCATTAAAAACAAGCTGGTCGAACCCAAGGAAGGGGGCTACACCCGCATAATGCCTGACGGCGGTGAGGAATTTATCTACGATGCCGCAATGAAGTACATGGCGGAAGGCAAAACCTCCGTCGTCTTCGGCGGTAAGGAATACGGCACAGGCTCCAGCCGTGACTGGGCCGCCAAGGGAACCAAACTCCTAGGTATACGTGCTGTCATCGCCGAAAGTTTCGAGCGTATCCACAGAAGTAACCTCGCCGGAATGGGCATTCTACCCCTTGTTATCAAAAACGGCGAGTCGTGGGCATCCCTCGGAATCGACGGAACCGAGGAGGTGACCATCGAAGGGCTCAGGGATATAAAACCGAGAGGAACCCTCAGAGTTACGGCCAAAAAACCGGATGGACAGGTTATCCAGTTTGACACTCTCTGCCGCCTTGACACCGATGTGGAGATTCAATACTTCAAGCACGGCGGAATCCTCGATTTCGTTCTGAGAAAACTAACCGTATAA
- a CDS encoding slipin family protein, whose translation MFQASTVLLILVVLLIANGIRILREYERAVIFRLGRFSGVRGPGLIIVIPIIEKMAKTNLRTVVMDVPPQDIITKDNVSVEVNAVIYFRVINSQNAILEVEDYYYATSQLAQTTLRSVIGQFELDDLLSNREKINQELQDIIDAQTDPWGVKVSSVEIKHIDLPQEMQRAMAKQAQAERERRAKIIHAEGEMQSAQKLAEASDIMQKSPISVQLRYLQTLTEISAEKNSTIVFPLPVELLSTFMNKFGNTGKNE comes from the coding sequence ATGTTTCAGGCGAGTACTGTTCTTCTGATACTTGTAGTTCTACTAATCGCCAACGGCATTCGTATTCTGCGTGAATATGAAAGGGCTGTTATCTTCCGTCTTGGCCGGTTTTCCGGAGTGCGCGGACCGGGTCTTATCATCGTAATCCCCATCATTGAGAAGATGGCAAAGACAAACCTTCGTACCGTGGTCATGGATGTTCCCCCGCAGGACATTATCACAAAGGACAACGTCTCCGTGGAGGTTAATGCGGTTATCTATTTCCGTGTAATAAACTCCCAGAACGCCATCCTTGAGGTTGAGGATTACTACTACGCCACAAGCCAACTCGCTCAGACAACGCTGCGAAGTGTTATCGGCCAGTTTGAGCTTGATGATCTCCTTAGCAACAGGGAGAAGATTAACCAGGAACTGCAGGATATTATCGATGCGCAGACAGACCCCTGGGGCGTTAAAGTGAGCTCGGTGGAGATAAAGCACATCGACCTCCCCCAGGAGATGCAGAGAGCTATGGCAAAGCAGGCCCAGGCAGAGAGGGAGCGAAGAGCGAAGATCATCCACGCCGAGGGTGAGATGCAGTCTGCCCAAAAGCTTGCAGAGGCGAGCGATATCATGCAGAAGAGCCCCATATCTGTCCAGCTCCGTTACCTGCAGACTCTTACGGAGATCTCTGCGGAGAAGAACTCCACCATAGTATTCCCGCTACCTGTGGAGCTGCTTAGCACATTTATGAACAAATTCGGAAATACAGGAAAGAATGAATAA
- a CDS encoding YicC/YloC family endoribonuclease: MNIRSMTGYGKAAVSADVCDVRIEMKSVNSKYLDLNIRMPRYLAFLEITLKNRIRELLERGKVDVYVDVVLKKSQYKPMLNHELLEGYLALMDEMKNDYGVKGEPELDNVLSLPDVIGTKEDDQIGELVKPVLLEAVEKACTEIDSMRVSEGDSLRDDLEERLNIIESINNEIDENRNDVYQYWYDKYRSRLKDITDGEITEDRIVQEAAMHAEKGDITEEVTRIVSHLKQFRETLAKGSPCGKKLDFLCQEFNREFNTIGSKSSKVDIINGVVQGKSELDRIREQVQNIV, from the coding sequence ATGAACATAAGAAGTATGACAGGCTACGGCAAGGCCGCTGTTTCTGCCGATGTATGCGATGTCAGAATCGAAATGAAAAGCGTAAACAGCAAATATCTTGATCTTAACATCCGTATGCCCCGTTATCTCGCCTTTCTTGAGATTACCCTCAAAAACAGGATAAGGGAGCTTTTGGAGAGAGGCAAGGTCGATGTCTATGTTGATGTCGTTCTTAAGAAATCACAGTACAAGCCGATGCTCAACCATGAGCTCCTTGAGGGTTATCTCGCCCTCATGGATGAGATGAAGAACGACTACGGCGTTAAGGGTGAGCCCGAGCTTGACAACGTTCTCAGTCTCCCCGATGTTATCGGAACCAAGGAGGATGACCAGATAGGTGAGCTCGTTAAGCCGGTTCTACTCGAAGCGGTTGAAAAAGCCTGCACCGAGATAGATTCCATGAGGGTAAGTGAAGGGGACAGCCTTCGGGATGATCTTGAGGAAAGGCTTAATATTATCGAATCGATCAATAATGAGATTGACGAAAACCGTAATGACGTTTATCAATATTGGTACGACAAATACCGTTCACGTCTTAAAGATATAACAGATGGCGAGATTACCGAGGACAGGATAGTTCAGGAAGCGGCCATGCACGCCGAAAAAGGGGATATAACCGAAGAGGTTACAAGAATTGTGTCCCACCTGAAACAGTTCCGTGAAACCCTCGCCAAGGGCTCCCCCTGCGGTAAAAAGCTTGACTTTCTTTGTCAGGAATTCAACAGGGAGTTTAACACCATCGGCTCAAAGAGCTCGAAGGTGGATATAATCAACGGCGTAGTCCAGGGCAAAAGCGAACTGGACAGGATACGCGAACAGGTACAAAACATAGTCTGA
- the gmk gene encoding guanylate kinase: MKVWKGKLFVVSAPSGAGKTSLCNRLLEEEERISYSISYTTRQPRHDEEHGRDYFFINVEEFESMIEDGEFIEWAKVHNNYYGTRKKTVEEYLADGRDVLLDIDPQGARQLRKKLGYGVYIFITAPSIAELEKRLRNRRTEPEEIMKLRLDNARKELKLFGEYDYIILNQDFDEAYRCLSSVYLAEHLKTIDINSIHDLMEKEEQ; encoded by the coding sequence ATGAAGGTATGGAAAGGCAAGCTCTTTGTGGTCAGTGCACCGAGCGGTGCGGGGAAAACCAGCCTCTGCAACCGTCTCCTTGAGGAAGAGGAGCGGATAAGCTATTCCATCTCCTACACAACCAGACAGCCCCGCCATGACGAAGAGCATGGGCGGGACTATTTCTTTATAAACGTTGAAGAATTTGAATCGATGATTGAGGACGGAGAGTTCATCGAATGGGCAAAAGTCCACAATAACTACTACGGAACGAGGAAGAAAACCGTTGAGGAATACCTCGCCGACGGAAGGGACGTTCTCCTTGACATTGACCCCCAGGGTGCAAGACAGTTGCGAAAGAAGCTGGGCTACGGGGTATATATCTTCATAACCGCACCAAGTATTGCAGAGCTTGAGAAACGCCTTAGAAACAGACGTACGGAACCCGAAGAGATAATGAAACTCCGGCTTGATAATGCCAGAAAAGAGCTTAAGCTTTTCGGCGAGTACGATTATATTATACTTAACCAGGATTTTGACGAAGCTTACAGATGCCTATCATCCGTATACCTTGCGGAGCATCTGAAAACCATTGATATAAACAGCATACACGACCTTATGGAAAAGGAGGAACAATAG
- the rpoZ gene encoding DNA-directed RNA polymerase subunit omega, with translation MPMLDIEKIIRKPHVRSRFRLVHMAGVRAKELNDARENTLDAQLGDHYKVTTTALDELIREKVAFRQIEEENE, from the coding sequence ATGCCGATGCTTGATATCGAAAAGATAATAAGAAAACCCCATGTAAGGAGCCGTTTCAGGCTTGTTCATATGGCGGGTGTTCGTGCGAAAGAGCTTAATGATGCTAGGGAGAATACCCTTGATGCACAGCTTGGCGACCACTATAAAGTGACCACCACCGCCCTTGATGAGCTTATCAGAGAAAAGGTTGCCTTTAGACAGATTGAAGAGGAAAATGAGTAA
- the coaBC gene encoding bifunctional phosphopantothenoylcysteine decarboxylase/phosphopantothenate--cysteine ligase CoaBC yields the protein MSNVLIGVSGGIACYKIPTLCRLFKRAGWNVKVIMTDNAARFITPLTFESVTGTRCYVGEFDPGLDPELIEHIDLAEWADLFIIAPATANTIAKITGGIADNLLTSTVLVYRRPLFVVPAMNTNMLENPMTQENLSKLERLGHTVMEPDSGELACGTTGKGRMPDPDVIFNMCAGPRPLAGKKVIVTAGPTVEAVDPVRFISNHSSGRMGLAVADAARSLGAEVLIIAGPLKVDTKEHELIPVISANDMLDALKENIDSCDILIMAAAVADYAPAEVSEHKIKKDESEMVLKLRRNPDILKELAPYKREGQVFCGFAAESQDVADNALKKLKSKSLDMIVANDISRNDIGFNSADNEAVIYFRDGSSKEFAKAGKFELGKAVLEYALDMLGDDK from the coding sequence ATGAGTAACGTTCTAATTGGCGTTTCGGGCGGAATAGCCTGCTATAAGATACCTACGCTCTGCCGTCTTTTCAAAAGAGCCGGATGGAACGTTAAGGTTATCATGACAGATAACGCCGCCCGGTTTATTACACCGCTTACATTTGAGTCCGTAACAGGCACAAGGTGCTATGTCGGAGAGTTTGACCCGGGGTTGGACCCCGAGCTTATTGAGCATATAGATCTGGCCGAATGGGCGGATCTTTTCATTATTGCCCCGGCCACAGCAAACACCATAGCCAAGATAACAGGAGGGATAGCAGACAATCTGCTGACTTCTACTGTATTGGTGTATCGCAGACCACTCTTCGTGGTTCCAGCCATGAATACGAACATGCTTGAGAACCCAATGACACAGGAAAACCTTTCCAAACTCGAAAGACTAGGGCATACGGTTATGGAGCCGGACAGCGGCGAGCTCGCATGCGGAACCACCGGAAAAGGGCGTATGCCCGATCCTGATGTTATCTTCAACATGTGTGCAGGACCCAGGCCATTGGCGGGAAAGAAGGTTATTGTGACCGCAGGGCCTACTGTCGAGGCGGTTGATCCCGTACGCTTCATATCAAACCACTCAAGCGGAAGGATGGGACTTGCCGTTGCCGATGCAGCAAGAAGCCTTGGTGCAGAGGTACTTATCATAGCCGGCCCACTCAAGGTGGATACAAAGGAGCATGAGCTCATACCGGTCATATCCGCAAATGATATGCTTGATGCTCTTAAAGAAAACATAGACAGTTGCGACATCCTCATAATGGCCGCCGCCGTGGCAGACTATGCACCGGCAGAGGTTTCCGAGCATAAAATTAAAAAGGATGAGAGCGAGATGGTGCTCAAGCTGAGGCGCAACCCCGATATCCTTAAGGAGCTTGCTCCGTATAAGAGAGAAGGGCAGGTATTTTGTGGATTTGCCGCAGAATCACAGGATGTTGCGGACAATGCCCTGAAGAAGTTGAAGAGTAAATCTCTGGATATGATTGTAGCTAATGATATATCCAGAAATGACATAGGATTTAACTCCGCAGATAACGAGGCTGTAATATATTTCAGAGACGGCTCCAGCAAGGAGTTTGCAAAGGCTGGCAAGTTTGAGCTCGGCAAAGCTGTCCTCGAATACGCATTAGATATGCTCGGGGATGACAAATGA